From a single Candidatus Thorarchaeota archaeon genomic region:
- a CDS encoding transposase: MPEEPVAQRTFSNSWKGFVQLTDWMRAIGVSMAVVESTGIYWCAASFTAVERTGIEIVLANPRQVKNVAQHKTDLKDSVWLAVLLRAGFIRSSYVPKGVIKDLRDATRMRARLMRDLARTKNRCHRVLDTVLVDVGLSDAFGKTARLILLRALRGEATGLTEEQQKAFEAVSEVQRLIITDLVRNMEALEERVTR, encoded by the coding sequence ATGCCGGAGGAACCTGTTGCACAGAGGACCTTTTCCAACTCATGGAAGGGGTTCGTCCAACTGACCGATTGGATGAGGGCCATCGGGGTCTCCATGGCGGTGGTCGAGTCCACGGGGATCTACTGGTGTGCAGCCTCCTTCACGGCTGTTGAGCGCACGGGTATCGAGATTGTGCTGGCAAATCCACGGCAGGTCAAGAACGTGGCGCAGCACAAGACAGACCTGAAGGATAGTGTCTGGTTGGCGGTCCTGTTACGAGCCGGATTTATCAGGTCCTCCTATGTTCCAAAGGGGGTCATCAAGGACCTGCGCGATGCCACGAGAATGCGTGCCAGACTGATGAGGGACCTTGCACGGACAAAGAACCGCTGTCACAGGGTCCTTGACACAGTACTGGTGGACGTGGGACTCAGTGATGCCTTTGGCAAGACTGCACGACTGATACTTCTCAGGGCTCTGAGAGGTGAGGCCACCGGGTTGACCGAGGAACAGCAGAAGGCCTTTGAGGCGGTGTCAGAGGTCCAGCGGCTGATCATCACGGACCTGGTGAGGAACATGGAGGCACTAGAGGAGCGGGTGACGAGATAG
- a CDS encoding sodium-translocating pyrophosphatase has protein sequence MQGGIFDTFLYHFTLLEKGMLLFVIAAAIISLIYAHWLWKGVKARDKGTEQMQFVWNAIREGALSYLQKQLRSIIPTLIVLTIFLFLSVYIVPPTPEATEVFGNDPQYTSLVIAVGRTIAFILGASFSLIVGQLGMRIAVESSVRVAQATREGGNRRNRALEIAYHGGTFTGMLTDGLGLLGGTSIFIVFGLAAPDALLGFGLGGTLLALFMRVGGGIYTKAADVGADLVGKVEQGLPEDDPRNAAVIADLVGDNVGDCAGMAADIFESYEVTIVSSLILGLAIYTLEGGLGHAAMFWIVFPLVIRAVGVISSMVGTFMVAVWKTENAEHAMFMSYEVSSLITIITAFAISIFYAGDWRLGALIATGVMLAVSFNPITSYFTSTEKAPVKEIVKSADTGTATVILQGLSSGYESTVAALMAIVGSFVIAMALFAGAEFVYVLYAISLVGIGMLSHTGNNVAMDSYGPISDNANGIGELSPGDFDKDARQIMADLDAVGNTTKAITKGVAIASAVIAAVSLFNSYIVDITRISGATVSLLLSDPMVFTGLLIGGAIPWLFSALNIKAVSRAAGQMVQEVRRQFRIPGILEGTKKPDYGRAVAISTAAAQKELVSLAVMTISIPLIVGILLNVNALGGFLAGVILSGQLLAVFMANTGGAWDNAKKTIEDEPSDPANNRGKGSARHKSSVVGDTIGDPLKDTAGPALNPMIKVINLLSLIVAPILVQYQFGSDMVMNLLLLGGALILMLITAWAIRKSRAPAEFAAPIDEESIETTH, from the coding sequence ATGCAAGGAGGAATATTTGACACATTCCTTTATCATTTCACGTTGCTGGAGAAAGGGATGCTACTCTTTGTGATAGCAGCAGCCATTATCTCTCTCATCTACGCTCATTGGCTCTGGAAAGGGGTCAAGGCCAGAGACAAAGGCACTGAGCAGATGCAGTTTGTATGGAATGCTATCCGTGAGGGCGCTCTCTCATATCTCCAAAAGCAACTCAGGTCAATCATACCTACTCTGATAGTATTGACCATCTTCTTGTTTCTAAGCGTATACATCGTCCCTCCAACTCCTGAGGCAACTGAGGTATTCGGTAATGACCCTCAATACACCAGTCTTGTCATTGCAGTTGGACGAACTATTGCCTTCATTCTGGGTGCTAGTTTCTCACTCATCGTGGGTCAACTTGGAATGAGGATCGCTGTGGAATCAAGTGTGAGAGTTGCCCAAGCAACACGTGAAGGTGGAAATCGCCGCAATCGGGCACTAGAAATTGCCTATCACGGCGGAACATTCACAGGCATGTTGACGGACGGTCTTGGATTGCTTGGTGGAACCTCGATCTTCATAGTCTTCGGTCTTGCTGCGCCAGACGCTCTTCTCGGCTTCGGTCTTGGTGGCACCCTTCTCGCTCTCTTTATGAGAGTCGGAGGTGGTATCTATACTAAGGCTGCTGATGTCGGTGCTGACCTTGTTGGTAAGGTAGAGCAAGGTCTTCCTGAAGATGATCCTCGAAACGCCGCGGTCATTGCCGATCTTGTCGGTGACAATGTTGGTGATTGTGCAGGTATGGCAGCAGACATCTTCGAGTCTTATGAGGTCACTATCGTTTCCTCTTTGATTCTTGGTCTTGCTATCTATACACTAGAGGGTGGTCTCGGTCATGCTGCAATGTTCTGGATTGTCTTCCCGCTCGTTATTCGTGCGGTTGGAGTCATCTCATCGATGGTCGGTACCTTCATGGTGGCAGTCTGGAAGACCGAGAATGCAGAGCATGCAATGTTCATGTCCTATGAGGTATCCAGTCTTATTACAATCATAACTGCCTTCGCCATTAGCATTTTCTATGCTGGTGATTGGCGGCTTGGAGCACTGATTGCGACTGGTGTGATGCTGGCTGTATCATTCAATCCGATTACAAGCTACTTCACCTCTACAGAGAAGGCTCCTGTCAAGGAGATTGTGAAGTCGGCGGACACTGGTACTGCCACAGTGATTCTACAGGGTCTCTCATCAGGCTACGAATCAACCGTTGCCGCTCTCATGGCAATCGTTGGCAGCTTTGTTATTGCTATGGCACTGTTTGCTGGTGCTGAGTTTGTATACGTCCTGTATGCAATATCTCTAGTTGGTATTGGCATGTTATCGCACACTGGTAACAATGTTGCAATGGACAGCTATGGTCCTATCAGTGACAATGCTAATGGCATAGGTGAGCTCTCTCCGGGTGACTTTGATAAAGATGCTCGACAGATCATGGCAGATCTTGATGCAGTAGGTAACACGACCAAGGCTATCACCAAGGGCGTCGCTATCGCCTCAGCAGTGATTGCAGCAGTAAGTCTGTTCAACAGCTATATTGTTGATATCACTCGTATCTCTGGTGCGACCGTTTCGCTCTTGCTGTCTGATCCTATGGTTTTCACTGGACTACTTATCGGTGGTGCGATTCCATGGCTTTTCTCAGCCCTTAATATCAAGGCTGTATCACGAGCAGCTGGTCAGATGGTACAAGAAGTCAGACGTCAGTTCCGAATCCCCGGTATCTTAGAAGGTACTAAGAAACCTGACTATGGTCGAGCAGTTGCAATCTCCACAGCAGCAGCTCAGAAGGAACTCGTCAGCCTTGCTGTCATGACCATCTCGATACCTTTGATTGTCGGAATCCTGCTCAATGTGAATGCACTTGGTGGATTCCTCGCGGGTGTTATCCTCTCAGGTCAACTACTGGCAGTCTTTATGGCAAACACCGGTGGTGCATGGGATAACGCAAAGAAGACAATCGAAGATGAGCCGAGCGATCCCGCCAACAACAGAGGTAAGGGCTCTGCGCGTCACAAGTCAAGTGTGGTCGGTGACACCATTGGTGATCCGCTCAAGGACACTGCTGGTCCTGCACTCAACCCAATGATCAAAGTGATCAACCTACTCTCATTGATTGTTGCTCCAATCCTTGTGCAATATCAGTTTGGTTCAGACATGGTCATGAACCTGCTTTTGCTTGGTGGTGCATTGATTCTGATGCTCATCACAGCTTGGGCTATCAGAAAGAGTCGTGCACCTGCTGAGTTTGCAGCACCTATTGATGAGGAGTCCATAGAAACTACTCACTAA
- a CDS encoding ZPR1 zinc finger domain-containing protein, protein MNDDFDIRCPICNKQGLQVTSTLYSVPYFNQIAMFTVRCPHCHFTHNDVFTTEQRSPSRWTLYVDSPDLLRARVIRSSSGTIRLPEFGIDIEPGPLAESFITNVEGVLQRTRPVVETAINFAEKPEEKARGAEVLVMIDRAIEGSSPFTIIIEDPAGISSILPDDMSKVKHEAISPEDASELRGAPLWVDTLRDELHERKD, encoded by the coding sequence ATGAATGACGATTTTGACATTCGATGTCCGATCTGTAACAAGCAGGGCCTTCAGGTCACATCCACCCTTTATTCGGTCCCCTATTTCAATCAGATTGCCATGTTCACAGTACGCTGTCCGCATTGTCATTTCACTCATAATGATGTCTTCACCACTGAGCAGAGATCGCCTTCACGATGGACATTATACGTTGATTCCCCAGACCTTCTTCGTGCCAGAGTCATCAGATCGAGTTCGGGTACAATTCGACTTCCTGAGTTTGGAATCGATATAGAACCGGGACCGTTGGCAGAGTCTTTCATCACTAATGTTGAGGGTGTGCTGCAACGAACCCGTCCTGTCGTGGAGACTGCGATCAACTTCGCCGAAAAACCTGAAGAGAAGGCTCGTGGCGCTGAGGTACTTGTCATGATAGACCGCGCCATTGAGGGATCTTCTCCATTTACGATTATCATTGAGGACCCTGCTGGAATCAGCAGTATTCTTCCGGATGATATGTCAAAGGTCAAGCATGAAGCGATTTCACCTGAGGACGCAAGTGAATTGAGGGGTGCACCGCTCTGGGTGGATACATTGCGTGACGAGCTACATGAGCGTAAGGATTAA
- a CDS encoding nitrous oxide-stimulated promoter family protein produces MSGDSTKNIGPVIASEKEVVAEMIDIYCSKKHGTKRGELCDDCAELLKYAHERLDNCRYGEDKPTCRKCPTHCYRPSMRKKMKAVMRVAGPRLFFRAPIKWIRHEIKDRRKRKSMRTK; encoded by the coding sequence ATGAGCGGAGATTCTACTAAGAATATAGGACCAGTGATTGCTTCAGAAAAAGAAGTAGTTGCTGAGATGATCGACATCTATTGCAGTAAAAAGCATGGAACAAAACGAGGAGAACTGTGTGATGACTGTGCAGAACTTCTTAAGTATGCACATGAGAGGCTCGACAATTGCAGATACGGTGAAGACAAACCAACCTGCAGAAAGTGCCCCACCCATTGCTATAGACCGTCTATGCGTAAGAAAATGAAAGCCGTGATGAGAGTAGCAGGGCCAAGGCTGTTCTTTCGTGCCCCAATAAAATGGATCCGTCATGAGATTAAAGACAGAAGAAAAAGGAAATCCATGCGAACCAAGTAA
- a CDS encoding ATP-binding protein: MEDSAISRMITIVAPEDISNEGMQQFSVRQKAILFHQEIQEFKAARERLTELGLVFGGRVLLAGPVGTNFEAFADTLGKEVPLKKIRFRVSESFSSDRLLVAVRTLFELARRERPAVVYIDQIDTLFTASREVGMLVGDLLRGVTWDEDELIVIASTARPERLEAASVVDFDRTFVFSNPTNEDRTKVISEVLAGAEGIDIPTIIEMTEGWGYSDLLHLATALAIKRESGTVTLKDVIDLLQDKGIVPVGGIGGTAEIVRKISGAKMITGQMNTIYPNDFLDQLYLMMVSEDYTQSQHVVETLNAGLPLSAKDSKFVARFPFVLLGDQEDRLIRLISAKKNHDRLKRVMGRGG, encoded by the coding sequence GTGGAAGACAGTGCCATCTCACGTATGATCACAATAGTCGCACCTGAAGACATCAGCAATGAGGGTATGCAACAGTTCTCAGTCAGACAAAAGGCCATCTTATTTCACCAAGAGATACAGGAGTTCAAAGCTGCAAGAGAGAGACTGACCGAGTTGGGACTGGTCTTCGGCGGGCGTGTTTTGCTGGCGGGTCCTGTGGGAACTAATTTTGAGGCATTTGCGGACACACTTGGCAAGGAGGTCCCACTCAAGAAGATTCGGTTTCGCGTGTCAGAGTCCTTCAGTAGTGATCGTCTGCTTGTGGCAGTACGCACGCTCTTCGAACTTGCTCGACGCGAACGACCAGCTGTTGTCTATATTGATCAGATTGATACGCTCTTCACAGCCTCAAGAGAAGTGGGCATGCTGGTTGGAGATCTTCTTCGGGGAGTCACATGGGACGAGGATGAACTTATTGTGATAGCCTCAACGGCACGGCCTGAGAGACTTGAGGCAGCCAGTGTAGTAGACTTTGATAGGACCTTTGTGTTTAGCAATCCGACAAATGAGGACAGGACCAAAGTCATCTCGGAGGTTCTTGCTGGAGCAGAGGGTATTGATATTCCCACAATTATCGAGATGACCGAAGGGTGGGGCTACTCTGATCTTCTCCATCTAGCGACTGCATTAGCCATCAAGAGAGAGAGCGGGACGGTCACACTGAAGGATGTGATCGACCTTCTTCAGGACAAGGGCATTGTTCCGGTTGGCGGAATTGGTGGAACCGCGGAGATAGTGCGTAAGATTTCGGGAGCGAAAATGATCACCGGGCAGATGAACACTATATATCCAAATGATTTTCTTGACCAATTGTATCTGATGATGGTCTCAGAAGATTATACACAATCTCAACATGTCGTAGAGACACTCAACGCGGGACTGCCGCTATCGGCCAAAGACAGCAAGTTCGTGGCCCGATTTCCATTCGTGCTTCTAGGAGACCAAGAGGATCGCCTCATACGTCTCATCAGTGCTAAAAAGAACCATGACAGACTCAAGCGCGTCATGGGGCGAGGAGGGTAG
- a CDS encoding AbrB family transcriptional regulator yields the protein MIVRLDERGRVCIPKAMREKTGNTFFIVETQRGILLVPVPSDPVKQLAEIGRKIPELSIEELRRAIAEQAQVECA from the coding sequence ATGATTGTTCGACTTGATGAACGAGGGAGAGTCTGCATTCCAAAGGCCATGCGGGAGAAAACCGGAAACACATTTTTTATTGTAGAGACCCAACGAGGGATTCTCCTTGTGCCAGTGCCTTCCGATCCTGTAAAACAACTTGCGGAGATCGGGCGAAAGATTCCAGAGTTGTCCATCGAGGAACTTCGACGGGCGATTGCCGAACAGGCACAGGTGGAGTGTGCTTGA
- a CDS encoding iron-sulfur cluster assembly protein — MTQLTDESLRELLLKIKHPAIDLSLLELGIIRKYSVDGDDVNIEFAWPFPGIPIRNQLIYSVQGPLTEIGANLKFTETIMDESEKQRFLMLEQAAWKG, encoded by the coding sequence ATGACCCAACTGACTGACGAATCACTTCGTGAACTCTTGCTAAAGATCAAACACCCCGCCATAGATCTTTCTCTATTGGAACTGGGAATAATTCGTAAGTATTCTGTCGATGGAGATGATGTGAACATCGAGTTCGCATGGCCATTTCCGGGAATACCAATACGCAACCAGCTCATTTATTCCGTACAGGGGCCATTGACCGAAATCGGGGCCAACTTAAAATTCACCGAGACCATAATGGACGAGAGCGAAAAACAGCGATTCCTCATGCTGGAACAAGCAGCATGGAAGGGTTGA
- a CDS encoding chromosome segregation protein SMC — translation MGNGDVQIESIRLKNFMTFKDALVRLTPGLTIIVGPNGAGKSAIFHAIKFCLGSNQRENRYDRWSQFIRNHTGSAEIEITVRDHRTTRVFTRKIEMGRTPRAYIDGKRVRAAEMRRAIEDLHFNIDNPLVFMAQGRTNDLRDASPEQVLRLIEEGTGLDRSRDKIILQESELSADRQRLEEAIAETKAVESDIHLLTKDMQRLEKKREYERQRRALEREYAWATLQDVEMRIESIKKQIEAQKEGMNELRDDKAKVSKEIEAVEEKRTRLEREQRSIERELGRLESRIKSKQEQLERIEKGNAKTLSEIKKLEETIEADKIQLRRIGDDLKRVVKAHGKAEIESQQLAQERDKIVRELEELETQLAKFEKWDRKRREAQTEVSGFALQLKDKRIELRAFLTKQQHLEAEIEAMENKWGQAWSTLETSSAEDLDRQLKELDARLATLNESLFGEKSQLAELQKEIKSLELKLSETAERIPPSVQELQKLLHEHQLGGVVGPVGGLLVGNEELAAPAEAVLSDILVHAFITTEKADFQLTRRLRDEIEAPAPIILVDLQQEVAPAPELPPNSRVRGWLWELLGLTDTLLQKFRIAFGDYAVTTDSKTAARLAYKGISAVTLKGEVFESRKKTVVGHPKKGPPKILSTAPFLKKQKEAKKRAQQVEKKIAEINAEITVVSEKRTKILELVSQMGAWKTTWKRRKEITEELPQVKENITQLEEEIAQLTSHHERAKVHVAELEQHQPPERERITGEMEAIRIRLRNIESDLGDAKARVAISEQSMKNFREQLDSIRENIEMMETSRNELLESLGQSEDESSEILQDIANLDKQMKEHQKQKQALSEQLDQIHADQRQLNTRLAEIDMELRTSRTEVSKTLATLSRLELRRNEILVSVEGVPQPNTIRNHEVVYAELSRVRDVLTDYTDVDESIAVRDQQLKERMEVLNAQVATLKEELAEAISTIDSLKDQYQKDMAKTLRKVEKYVNRLLRKIDFTGEIRLEHIQQDDSAGIHFQIRTHAEEFLGIKAGSGGEQSMLIVALILALHKFNPAPIYVLDEVDTFLDLENTNAAAQLLREASKESQLLVFTPAKSTTLLKYADRLIGVAAPSGNSPARIIEGPILSELEKDDEAEEKPDDPMSKVAN, via the coding sequence CTGGGAAACGGCGATGTTCAGATCGAGTCAATTCGTCTGAAGAACTTCATGACCTTCAAAGACGCACTGGTCAGACTCACACCGGGTCTAACAATCATAGTAGGACCAAATGGCGCCGGAAAGAGCGCGATCTTTCACGCCATCAAGTTTTGCCTTGGGTCAAATCAACGAGAGAACAGGTATGACAGATGGAGCCAGTTCATTCGAAATCATACCGGAAGTGCAGAGATAGAGATCACAGTCCGGGACCATAGAACAACACGGGTCTTTACAAGAAAGATTGAGATGGGAAGAACTCCACGAGCATACATAGATGGAAAGCGTGTTCGTGCCGCTGAGATGCGCCGGGCAATCGAAGATCTTCATTTCAATATCGACAATCCACTCGTCTTCATGGCACAAGGCCGTACAAATGATCTACGAGATGCGTCTCCGGAACAGGTCCTCCGACTGATCGAGGAGGGAACTGGCCTCGACAGGTCCCGAGATAAAATCATTCTACAAGAATCAGAGTTGAGTGCCGACAGGCAAAGACTAGAAGAGGCCATCGCAGAGACTAAAGCAGTTGAGAGCGATATCCACCTTCTCACTAAAGATATGCAACGACTTGAGAAGAAACGAGAATACGAAAGACAGCGACGCGCCCTCGAACGTGAGTATGCCTGGGCCACTCTTCAGGACGTGGAGATGAGGATTGAGTCGATTAAGAAACAGATCGAGGCTCAGAAAGAAGGAATGAACGAACTCCGTGATGACAAGGCAAAGGTCTCCAAGGAGATCGAAGCAGTGGAGGAGAAGAGGACCAGACTAGAACGTGAACAACGAAGTATTGAGAGAGAGCTGGGCCGACTCGAGTCGAGAATTAAATCAAAACAAGAACAGCTAGAACGAATTGAGAAGGGAAATGCAAAGACACTCTCAGAGATCAAGAAGCTAGAAGAGACAATTGAAGCTGATAAGATACAACTAAGGCGAATAGGCGACGATCTCAAACGGGTGGTAAAGGCACATGGTAAGGCCGAGATTGAATCCCAACAACTTGCTCAAGAACGGGACAAGATCGTAAGAGAATTAGAAGAGCTTGAGACCCAACTTGCGAAGTTTGAGAAATGGGATCGAAAACGGCGTGAGGCTCAGACGGAGGTCTCCGGATTCGCCCTACAACTCAAAGACAAAAGAATCGAGTTACGCGCGTTCCTGACCAAACAGCAACATCTTGAGGCAGAGATCGAGGCCATGGAAAACAAGTGGGGGCAAGCGTGGTCCACTCTTGAGACCTCCTCAGCAGAGGACCTTGACAGGCAACTCAAAGAACTAGATGCACGCCTCGCTACTCTCAATGAGAGCCTGTTTGGCGAAAAGAGCCAGCTTGCCGAACTTCAAAAAGAGATCAAGAGCCTCGAACTCAAATTATCGGAGACCGCAGAACGAATCCCGCCCAGTGTCCAAGAACTCCAAAAGCTTTTGCACGAACACCAGCTCGGAGGTGTCGTAGGACCAGTTGGAGGTCTCTTGGTCGGAAATGAAGAGCTTGCGGCACCGGCTGAGGCAGTCCTATCAGACATTCTTGTCCACGCATTCATCACAACTGAAAAAGCGGACTTTCAACTCACTAGGCGATTACGAGATGAGATCGAGGCCCCCGCTCCGATCATCCTAGTCGATCTTCAACAGGAAGTCGCCCCTGCTCCAGAGTTACCTCCGAACTCACGGGTACGGGGATGGCTCTGGGAACTACTGGGCCTGACTGACACGCTTCTACAAAAGTTCAGGATCGCATTCGGGGACTATGCGGTGACGACAGACTCGAAGACTGCTGCGCGCCTTGCCTACAAAGGCATCAGTGCCGTCACTCTAAAGGGAGAGGTGTTTGAGAGCCGTAAGAAGACCGTCGTCGGACACCCAAAGAAGGGGCCACCTAAGATCCTCTCCACTGCACCATTCTTGAAGAAACAGAAAGAAGCAAAGAAGAGAGCACAACAAGTCGAGAAGAAGATAGCAGAGATCAATGCGGAGATCACTGTGGTCTCCGAGAAGAGGACCAAGATTCTTGAACTTGTCTCACAGATGGGAGCATGGAAGACCACATGGAAACGCAGGAAAGAGATCACAGAGGAACTTCCACAGGTCAAGGAGAACATCACACAACTCGAAGAAGAGATCGCTCAACTGACATCACATCACGAGCGTGCAAAGGTACATGTTGCAGAACTTGAGCAACATCAACCTCCTGAACGTGAACGCATAACGGGTGAGATGGAAGCTATCCGGATCAGACTTAGAAATATCGAGAGTGACCTTGGTGATGCCAAAGCAAGAGTGGCCATATCTGAACAGAGCATGAAAAACTTCCGCGAGCAACTGGATTCGATCCGTGAGAACATTGAGATGATGGAAACAAGCAGAAACGAACTTCTTGAGTCATTAGGGCAATCAGAAGACGAGTCCAGCGAGATACTACAAGACATAGCCAATTTAGACAAGCAAATGAAGGAACATCAAAAACAAAAACAGGCTCTCTCGGAACAACTTGACCAAATACACGCGGATCAACGCCAACTAAACACACGCCTTGCTGAGATAGACATGGAACTGAGGACCAGTAGGACAGAGGTCAGTAAGACACTTGCCACCCTGAGCAGACTCGAACTCCGTAGAAATGAGATTCTTGTCAGTGTCGAGGGCGTACCACAACCTAACACCATTAGAAATCACGAGGTGGTCTATGCAGAACTGTCACGGGTCAGAGATGTGCTCACGGACTACACCGATGTTGATGAATCAATTGCTGTCAGGGATCAACAACTCAAAGAACGCATGGAAGTACTGAACGCACAAGTAGCCACTCTTAAAGAGGAACTCGCAGAAGCAATCTCCACGATCGACTCGCTTAAGGACCAATATCAAAAAGATATGGCCAAGACATTGCGAAAAGTCGAGAAGTACGTCAACAGGCTTTTACGAAAGATCGACTTTACAGGCGAGATACGACTGGAACACATACAGCAAGATGATTCGGCCGGAATTCATTTTCAGATCCGGACTCATGCAGAGGAATTTTTGGGGATCAAGGCCGGCTCGGGTGGAGAACAATCCATGCTCATTGTCGCATTGATCCTTGCCCTCCACAAGTTCAACCCGGCTCCGATATATGTCCTCGATGAGGTCGATACGTTTCTCGATCTGGAGAATACAAATGCTGCTGCGCAACTTCTTAGAGAGGCGTCAAAAGAGAGCCAGCTCTTGGTCTTCACCCCAGCAAAATCAACGACCCTGCTAAAGTATGCTGACCGACTTATCGGAGTGGCAGCGCCCAGTGGCAATTCGCCAGCAAGGATAATTGAGGGGCCAATCCTGAGCGAACTGGAAAAGGACGATGAGGCAGAAGAGAAGCCGGACGACCCAATGTCAAAGGTGGCTAACTAG
- a CDS encoding TFIIB-type zinc ribbon-containing protein — MSHRRALRFSKTTCPVCGSKEVARDDLKGDLLCTNCGHIITRRETRAVGKFEIAQHLKREGKLRFQDLKQITGASDDRLFGVLQSMVSMHLIEEFQGYYHLTKRGQRWYRQRLGQEWGY; from the coding sequence ATGTCACATAGACGAGCATTGCGATTTTCAAAGACAACATGCCCAGTCTGTGGTAGCAAAGAAGTCGCTCGTGACGATCTAAAAGGAGACCTGCTCTGTACAAACTGTGGACACATCATTACACGTCGTGAAACTCGTGCTGTTGGTAAGTTCGAGATTGCACAGCATTTGAAACGTGAAGGCAAACTCAGGTTTCAAGACCTCAAACAGATCACTGGTGCGTCTGATGACCGCCTCTTTGGAGTTCTCCAGAGTATGGTCAGTATGCACCTCATCGAGGAATTCCAAGGCTACTATCATCTGACCAAGCGGGGACAACGCTGGTACAGACAACGACTGGGACAAGAATGGGGCTACTAG